CTTCTCACAATACTTATATTCAATTCTTTGCATATTATATCAAGGATCTACTCCAGAGTGTAAATATCcctccaataaagcctttcggGTGGACATTCCCCAAAATAGTAACAATTTAGCAAATCAGCCCATTAACATGATGTCATTGCCTTGTGTCATTGTAAACATGAATTACATCGTGTTCATTGGaccatgcatttatatatatttttatttatttattttttaatctgtagatgctaaaatcaattttttttaaaaccttattatttcatattgcatttgtttaactttttttggttttatgtacCCTGTGCCCCCTTTAGGTTCTACAGCCAATGCAGCCTCCGAAGAATATTATTTGAGCGATGTTAATCCATTTTCCGAACCAATCAGTTTTGATAGCTCAACTTGTAGCAGTATGATGGTGAGTATCTCTAAAGCtaaccattttatttcattttaatttttaaaaacaaaattgtattactatgattattattttctgtatgtaatggattattcacaaaaaaaatcttccttttaaatattgaGATCCCACTGTGTGCCGGATATTGCCTCCAGGTTCTAGAACCTTATGTTCTAATGAAAGTAATTTACCAATACACATATAATGCAACCTGCATAGGGTTAATAAAATGAACCAACATAGTctgcgtgtatgtatatatatatatatatatacatgtgtatatatatatatatttatgtgtatatatatatatatatatatatatacacagtaatatatatataaaatagataaataatataaaaatatttattctgtatatatagacacatatttattaaatattataatatattattaatatgtttatatataaaatagttatataaatatttataagtatatataaacaaatatatgtaatatatatgcatatatatataaacagtaatctatttatatataaaagttatataaatagttttataaaaatatatttattatattctgtatatatagacatatatatgtttaatattatatatatataaacagtattatatttacatatatattgtatttatgctGTATATAGagacatatatatgtttaatattatatatatatatatatatatatatatatatatatatatataaaccttttaATCGCAACCATAGACTGCGCTGGGCTTGAAATGCCATCTACACCGTGGAAATGAAATAATGAAACTATAATAACAGTAGAAGTTAGCAAAGTTTCGTTCTATTGTTTATTGGGATGGAAATACCCTGGATTTGCAGTTTCCTAATACAGGGCATCAGCTGTAGGGGCTTAGATGTCttctaaatgtatacattttgtaaGTTTAGAAGATGATCTATTGAGTTATTCTTGGACCTATTTAATCAAACTAGTGATTATTCAGTCTGAATGGTCAACTTGGTTCTTCTTGTACCATAAATTTGCCAACATTAGGTAAATCCACTGAAATTCCAGTTCCAAGGGTGGTAAATATTCAACAAGGTGACCTCTTGAGTTATTATCCCAATAAGACCATCGGGGACAATCTGTAGCGTTCCGAATTTCTTTCCCTGTAGACAGAAGCCCTTTCCGGAGATCTGATGAATCTACAGCTTTTAGAAGAAGgtaatttcttttcttttactgtatttttattttcattgggccctaatgcacattttttatgtattaaaataatatattgcatCGCTTATCTTGTTATATACAGTTTGGCGTTGATTGGTTCAGGGAAGCCATAGTGAAATCCAGCACAGGGAATGTATCTGATGaagctggctctgccacaggctgcctcaGACCTCATCTCTCAGATAAACAAACAATTTACCCCAAAAAAAGCATAACACATATGTAGCTTtcaaaaattagtttaatttatactaagaaaaaaaagcgAGTGTGACTGTCCGCCTTCTCTTCACTCGCTATAAGGTCAGCGCTCCTTTTAACTGTATATGGGGTTTGTTATAGGGACATATTTTCCAGATACTCCAGCTCAAGAGCCTGAAAACGTGGCAGAAAACATATTACTTGGAATGTTAAACAAGAACGCGCTTGGTAAGACTATTTTTTTACATCCTTTTAacaaaatcacagaaaaaaaatatccactaAATTATATATGTGGCCGACTTTTTAGTAAGACCaagcaaatatatctatatacagtatatatatatatatttacggtatatatatatatactgtactgtgtatatatatatatatatatatatatatatatatatactatatatacattatatatatattatatatatatactatatataggctatatattatatatactatatatatttgtatatattatatatatatatatatatatattatatatattgtatatatatagtatatatatatatatatatatatatatatatatactatatatattatatatatatactatatatatatactatatatagtgtatgtatgtatgtatatataaaatcagtttAGGTGATGTATGCTACAAACTCCCAGTTTGGATTTTGGGAAGTTATCCCTCTGTGTTGATATCAAATGATTTTTCGAAATGTATCCCTGGCCTCTGTGTTATTCAAGGTGATCACCTGCCCACCAAAGTGCTTGAACCgttaatagattatttttttccccctgtttgCTGTAGAAACACAATTCgatgtgaatatatattatcGGGGAACTCTAATAAAGAACGTGTTGGTGAAAAACCCCTGCGGCCTCCGTATTACATCGAGGCCGAGTCCAGGGAGTCATTTGGAGGAGGTCGTGTTGCCAATACCGGCCATAAGTGACCAGAAACTGGCAAATGAAATAAGAAAACTACTCGGCACTCTGGAAGAGGGAACGCTGATCGAGGTGAGAGACGGCCTTATTTGTGGGAAGAGACAAGGCAAGTGTACGAGTTACTGGAGCATGACGGAGTTCCCGACCACGACGGAACCCAATCCAATTGACAAGAATGACTACAGCATTCTGTATTCCATGGAGCAGTTTGTCGAAGGTATCCATCGCCTGTTAATGTTCCTCCTTGGGATGTGTTATCATGTTATATGGCGAGAGCTTAAAAATTCTCTGATAACTTTCAGTGACCAACAGGGTCATAGATGTGGGGTCCATATAAGCTTCCATGACCTCAGAGGTGGACCAAACTGTATAACAGATTCCTAAAGATCAATATGGCAGCATCCAGACTGTTGGTAACTACGCCTTATATGGATACTATGCTAGCTGCCATCTTATTATTCTCAACATCTGCAATATTATTATTCCCAATAACCAGATAACCTCGTATAAAATGAGATAATGATCGTCATAAACTGTTCACCTTTGTTCAGAGCTCATCGCGTTCATTcagggagaaaggagagaatcCCCGCAATATTCTATTTGGGTTTGTCTGGGGCAGGAATGGCCAAACGACCGACCTTGGAAAAGGAAACTGATTATGGTGCAGGTGAGTTCTGATCACgtatataaatgaatgtgtgtgcgtatagtatgtgtgtatgtatatatgtgttaacatatatagtatacatcaacagggactttgatgacattgcattataaatacatggacaataaatgaatatgtagttggtccctttTGCAGCTgtaacggcttccgctcttctgggaaggctttccacaagaagtTTGtgtggggagtttctgtgggatttttccccattcatccagtagcgTGTTTGTGAGGTCCGGCGCTGATGTACATTTagacacatgtatacacatatatatatatacacgtatacacatatatatccccttaaggacaatgggcggtccctaaacccattgaaaacaatgcatattgagcctgtacatgtacgggctttgtcattaaggggatatatatatacatgtagacataagtatataaacatatatatatatatttatacatatatatacatatatatatatatatatgtatgtatatatgtgtatatacatacatatatatatatacatatatatgcatatgcatatatatggatatacatatatacatgcctACATGTATATGCTTACATGCATATATgtaaacaaatgtatacatacatgtagacatgcgtataatacatgtatatataatatgtatgtgtatatatatatgtatatataatatgtatgtgtatatatatgtgtgtgtgtatatatatatatgtgtgtgtgtgtgtatatatatatatatatatatatatacatgtgtatatatatatatatatatacatgtgtatacatgtgtatatatatatatacatgtgtgtatatgtgtatatatatatatatatatacatgtgtatatatgtgtatttatatatgtatgtgtatgtatatatatatatatacatgtgtatatatatatatatatatatatatacatgtgtatatgtatatatatatatatatatatatacatgtgtatatgtatatatatatatatatatacatgtgtatatgtatatatatatatatatatacatgtgtatatgtatatatatatatatatatacatgtgtatatgtatatatatatatatatacatgtgtatatgtatatatatatatatatatacatgtgtatgtgtatatgtatatatatatatacgtgtgtatatgtatatatatatatacgtgtgtatatgtatgtatatatatatatatatatatacgtgtgtatatgtatgtatatatatacacgtgtgtatatgtatgtatatatatacacgtgtgtatatgtatgcatatatatacacgtgtgtatatgtatgtatataaatacacgtgtgtatatgtatgtatatatatacacgtgtgtatatgtatatatatatatatgtgtatatatatatatatatatacgtgtatgtatatatatatgtgtatatatatatatatatatacgtgtatgtatatatatacgtgtatatatatatatatatgtatatatatatatatatacgtgtgtgtatatatatatatatatatatatatacgtgtatatatatatatatatatatatatatacatgtgtgtgtgtgtgtatatatatatatatatgtgtgtgtatatatatatatatatatatatacgtgtgtatatatatatatatatatatatacgtatgtgtatatatatatatatatatatacgtgtgtgtgtatatatatatatatatatatatatatatacgtgtgtgtatatatatatatatatatatgtgtgtgtatatatatatatacgtgtgtgtgtgtatatatatatatatatatatatatatataaggctttccacaagaagtTTGtgtggggagtttctgtgggatttttccccattcatccagtagcgTGTTTGTGAGGTCCGGCGCTGAT
This window of the Spea bombifrons isolate aSpeBom1 chromosome 12, aSpeBom1.2.pri, whole genome shotgun sequence genome carries:
- the LOC128470631 gene encoding interferon regulatory factor 3-like, which encodes MSFQKPRIIPWLIEQIGRPEYPGLVWLNKERTQFRIPWKHGRRNDPMEDNFKIFKAWAIASGGYDPIEKPTKWKTNFRNALVQKHEIRMIKKNTTEDPDRIYEILVEEACCGSTANAASEEYYLSDVNPFSEPISFDSSTCSSMMTEALSGDLMNLQLLEEGTYFPDTPAQEPENVAENILLGMLNKNALETQFDVNIYYRGTLIKNVLVKNPCGLRITSRPSPGSHLEEVVLPIPAISDQKLANEIRKLLGTLEEGTLIEVRDGLICGKRQGKCTSYWSMTEFPTTTEPNPIDKNDYSILYSMEQFVEELIAFIQGERRESPQYSIWVCLGQEWPNDRPWKRKLIMVQITPVSMKMLHELSYCGGASSLHSDELNLQISDSLSLTTPADLLPYLVKMAEMMEQE